A window from Chitinophaga filiformis encodes these proteins:
- a CDS encoding RHS repeat protein, protein MHSLPRKSALWLTVLMLLMAAGSSFAQTGTVRTLRNILDGSRGQLAKDSAATVQDSLYFNPAQIAKLDTPYQVKNIVTFKVNEYSNVYLPAQFSATINARLIYTKPDFTIDSVDKSFIINYDAAGSYTNRSSFVFANAHKVTVKVISVSVTAAARVLNALVMENEMRVTPVYKLSCTDDAVKNISAVNAANTDSTDELTVTWPVTAGADVYDLEWAYVDSSAYTNNKYGNPVNPVLLFRNNATRVTLADNTYRIPLLYDNGGILFFRVRAVQQKSNVSRVETAWSSDYSGGLGAYNFTGHQRKLNWQMTVNYAEEGKRKAVVEYYDGSLRSRQLVTKDNTTNKTTVGETFYDYQGRAAIQVMPAPSINSVIKYSPRFNSALNGAEYDKSNYDKLNAPSEYLTARASQMSSATGANQYYSNNNPEKNTGINQFIPDAGGFAFTETVYTQDNTGRISRQSGLGPVFRMGSNHETRYYYGAPGDNDLDVLFGTEAGDKSHYFKNMVQDANGQYAITYLDMYGRTVATALAGTPDSASLDNLSSNTSFPVTDTLSRVNSNVIKDLVMENTQSQLVAIDGDYQFKYSLAPPVLQKKDCNNNTVCYTALYDLEIKITDDAYNLRLGGKAFDTIIRNYTGTIVPDCNTPQPLQVAFTLRLPRGNYQITKRLTVNREAMAYYRDSVFMKKNLCTTLEQFVQQQRDFLANTQCIPNCAACQDSIGTWDNFRNRYMTAGGIATADSATYRGEAQAAYAEAVAACEALCEKTTESTDVKAALLLDVSAPSGQYADAEDTLNVYSIFYQPDENTLPPYKRDTVTYLDEAGRPDLAYDELSNAYVIPQRLRPEQFAAKFKASWAPALLKFHPEYCKWLEFQKHQASYVWDRDFEKTDTYTEAKAKGYLNPTGNNSFPYPIVAANKDPLSLESAEMLNALQAKLTNYNGGSGSQILTMWSTATATLKCEGTNTSCITSYAAATAPFNESALCTGDLDMAWRNFRQLYLSAKRTIIDNKIKNAACPSGVSNPTSAALLAAGKQLNFNNATDALGQNGLGYLNNGQSGPASDSANNAVKRHYEDNCNAYAKAWVKQLAPCKYTQAMLSILIPRLVEVCKEGSDVSHPMGSSSVRPGSTYTYRSFQQVLEEFNAQQGISNGVDCNGYLITAPAPYDKQVAYGNKPVYSKPDTCECRKLNNLRAEYLQYGKTTDGSFAGYLARTRQINMSDADLTQLLNACNTTSSCTYFTKIISLPPALQCNTGEICVPCSVVNNAYNRFTDKFPGITPTIEEADTLQRKRNTLFANYMNNELGFSKQAWEYLKFRADCPAPPQPSATCTTITNIRNNFLSLYPVTLGDSVTVDKTAPTLRITHLLSTRTTAYASSVTLGASVWTNNGVWFTFRDNIVFNFARIARGANITYADMNLFAKPASAGGELVCGSLSHYAANPGTISLLFSRSLGPVVANVTTWAGQPGTVAANTLTIPPITSTQSSANYLNQVCTNLVRDMYTASRSGTDFGLIMRLSSEPATTRNGFVFWSNSTTNANAIPPFLNVRYRAHRCNEFEVYFNENYGQGTNYTMPQIDSFYLANCGNVSGVCGSTPPATPTPVYDGPLLCGKSTPVFPPTDVNTVNNCSDTAFFSVSKGTELYNAYRDSLLGSFGQDYINTGLLAANREVFTVSYTTSEYHYTLFYYDQAGNLVKTVPPAGVVIDRSAAWVNSVKAARAAGQVKVPAHQKVTQYRYNTLNQIVEQQTPDGGISKFWYDKLGRPVLSQNAQQRVTRDYNYTFYDGLGRVMEIGQLRSNTIVNDNLTRNPTTLQHFYSSARATCVQITRTTFDIPYAPLSQLVLSARNLRNRIAWTAAYDNATTLGAGNYTAATFYSYDVHGNVDTLLQDYKKGGMADAGNRFKKIVYKYDLISGNVKQVAYQPSQADAFYHRYTYDAENRLINVETSKDSVYWENDAYYQYYRHGALARLVLGQQQVQGLDYAYTLQGWLKGVNSTSIGGSTDMGQDGTAGSPVARDAVGYGLYYYGIRDYNPIGSQAPFAPIEGTGFKSLFNGNIAAGSQHIPALGESLLSVYSYDLLNRLKGTQAIRGLNTTTNKWTPVAIQDFKEGITYDEDGNILTYSRNGNSTFAGKPLAMDNLTYTYKAGKNQLDFVADTVGTGRYDDDIDNQTAGNFAYDSTGNLIKDNAGGITSVVWTVDGKIASITKSDGTVVTYTYDASGNRISQTVNGVQTWYVRDAAGNTISTYIKGNSNVNGGNLTQTEVYLYGLGRLGVSAFNRDLQNVALPDLTNMSGLGAGIAGNFTRGSKSFEISNFHGNVLATVSDKKRGVSNDSATISYFMPDVLSTQEYYSFGMKMAGRGTGNNDYRFGFNGQEKSIGVGTNNYTAQYWEYDSRLGRRWNMDPVVNPGESPYATFANSPILVSDTKGNCPDGKCGDKEKVAAYEVVKKHFDPKKNRKDISAELKQSALEWFLKEYTSGGYPKDTKVGDYAHFEKLVLDTWTGAFASSFFSRFESNDKLIQGMSTSSGKAFAIQYLLGKDWSDLQVFGNVMVPQIMDFFTGAAVGSNPGFNTPQKLPSRAGINIGFSETLFSDIPKGAGALLGKRGEELTEVMIRHAYPNATIGKQVYFYFSKTNYAKLDFVVVNEGKVVAIWESKVNGSVLSGPQQLLFIEKQAGAFGGKAAKEVGIAGQSAEGALLREVRYESGTGAATIISH, encoded by the coding sequence GGCATCCTGTTCTTCAGGGTCCGGGCAGTACAACAGAAAAGCAATGTAAGCAGGGTGGAGACGGCCTGGAGCTCTGACTATAGCGGCGGACTGGGTGCTTACAATTTCACCGGTCACCAGCGAAAGCTGAATTGGCAGATGACGGTCAATTATGCCGAAGAGGGAAAGCGCAAGGCGGTAGTGGAGTACTATGATGGTAGCCTGCGTAGCAGGCAGCTGGTCACAAAAGACAATACGACCAATAAGACAACCGTTGGCGAAACCTTTTATGATTACCAGGGAAGAGCAGCTATACAGGTGATGCCTGCGCCGTCTATCAATTCGGTGATCAAATATTCACCTCGTTTTAACAGCGCATTGAATGGCGCTGAATATGACAAGTCTAATTACGACAAGCTGAATGCGCCTTCCGAATACCTTACGGCGAGGGCCAGCCAGATGTCGTCTGCAACCGGAGCGAACCAGTATTATTCCAACAACAATCCGGAAAAGAACACAGGTATTAACCAGTTTATTCCCGATGCAGGTGGATTCGCCTTTACTGAAACGGTATACACACAGGACAACACCGGCAGGATCAGCCGGCAGAGTGGCCTCGGACCTGTTTTCAGGATGGGAAGTAATCATGAAACGAGATATTACTATGGCGCTCCGGGCGATAATGACCTGGATGTGTTGTTTGGTACGGAGGCGGGCGACAAAAGCCATTACTTCAAAAATATGGTGCAGGACGCCAATGGTCAATATGCCATTACCTACCTCGATATGTATGGCCGTACCGTGGCTACTGCTTTGGCTGGTACCCCGGATAGCGCCAGCCTGGATAATCTCTCCTCCAACACCAGTTTCCCCGTAACAGATACTTTGTCAAGGGTGAACAGCAACGTGATCAAAGACCTGGTAATGGAGAATACCCAGAGCCAGCTGGTGGCGATAGATGGCGATTACCAGTTCAAATATTCCCTGGCGCCACCGGTATTACAAAAGAAAGATTGTAATAACAATACGGTATGTTATACTGCCCTCTATGATCTCGAAATAAAGATCACAGATGATGCTTATAACCTCCGCCTGGGTGGAAAAGCTTTCGACACCATCATCCGCAATTATACCGGAACGATCGTGCCTGATTGCAATACGCCCCAACCTTTGCAGGTGGCATTCACCTTACGTCTGCCCAGAGGCAACTACCAGATCACGAAGCGCCTGACCGTTAACAGGGAGGCTATGGCCTACTACAGGGACAGTGTCTTTATGAAGAAGAATCTCTGTACTACCCTGGAACAGTTTGTACAGCAACAGCGCGATTTCCTCGCCAATACACAATGTATTCCTAACTGTGCTGCCTGCCAGGACAGTATCGGCACATGGGATAATTTCCGTAACAGGTACATGACCGCGGGCGGTATTGCTACGGCCGATAGTGCCACTTACAGGGGAGAAGCACAGGCTGCATATGCAGAGGCGGTAGCTGCCTGTGAAGCTTTGTGTGAGAAAACAACGGAATCAACCGATGTAAAGGCAGCACTGCTCCTGGACGTATCTGCGCCTTCCGGTCAATATGCCGACGCTGAAGATACATTGAATGTATATTCCATTTTTTATCAGCCGGACGAGAATACGCTGCCGCCTTATAAACGCGATACCGTTACTTACCTGGATGAAGCAGGCAGGCCTGATCTGGCATATGACGAATTAAGCAATGCATATGTGATCCCCCAGCGTCTGAGACCTGAGCAGTTCGCTGCAAAGTTTAAAGCATCGTGGGCTCCGGCATTACTGAAGTTCCACCCCGAATATTGCAAGTGGCTGGAATTCCAGAAGCACCAGGCAAGTTATGTATGGGACAGGGACTTCGAAAAGACAGATACCTATACAGAAGCGAAAGCCAAAGGGTATCTGAACCCGACAGGCAATAACAGCTTCCCTTATCCGATAGTAGCCGCTAACAAAGATCCTTTGTCGCTGGAAAGCGCGGAGATGCTCAATGCGCTCCAGGCGAAGCTGACCAACTACAACGGCGGTTCCGGCAGCCAGATACTGACCATGTGGAGCACCGCAACTGCTACCCTAAAATGTGAAGGCACTAATACGTCCTGTATTACGTCTTATGCGGCGGCCACTGCGCCTTTCAACGAGAGCGCATTGTGTACGGGCGATCTGGATATGGCATGGCGTAATTTCAGGCAGTTATACCTGTCTGCAAAGCGTACTATTATCGACAATAAGATAAAGAATGCTGCTTGTCCCTCAGGTGTGTCTAACCCTACATCCGCAGCACTGCTGGCTGCCGGTAAACAGCTTAATTTCAACAATGCAACAGACGCCCTGGGGCAAAATGGGCTCGGCTATCTCAATAATGGTCAATCAGGACCAGCGTCAGATTCCGCTAATAATGCGGTGAAGCGGCATTATGAAGATAACTGTAATGCTTATGCAAAAGCATGGGTGAAACAGCTGGCGCCATGTAAGTATACCCAGGCCATGCTGAGTATCCTCATCCCGAGATTGGTGGAAGTCTGTAAGGAAGGATCGGATGTTTCTCACCCGATGGGATCCAGCTCTGTAAGGCCGGGCAGCACTTATACCTATAGGAGCTTCCAGCAGGTGCTGGAGGAATTCAATGCACAACAGGGCATTTCCAACGGTGTGGATTGTAATGGATACCTGATCACAGCACCCGCGCCTTATGACAAGCAGGTGGCATACGGCAACAAGCCGGTATATTCCAAACCCGATACCTGCGAGTGTCGCAAGCTGAATAACCTGCGGGCTGAATATCTCCAGTATGGTAAAACCACAGATGGCAGTTTCGCTGGGTACCTGGCGCGTACAAGGCAGATCAACATGTCGGATGCCGACCTCACGCAATTGCTGAACGCATGTAATACTACCAGCAGCTGTACTTACTTCACAAAGATCATCAGTCTGCCGCCGGCATTGCAATGTAATACCGGCGAGATATGTGTGCCATGCAGTGTGGTGAATAATGCGTATAACAGATTTACGGATAAGTTCCCGGGCATCACACCGACGATAGAAGAAGCGGATACACTGCAGCGGAAGCGGAATACCCTGTTTGCCAATTACATGAACAATGAACTGGGCTTCAGTAAACAGGCATGGGAGTACCTGAAGTTCCGTGCTGATTGCCCGGCGCCGCCGCAACCATCAGCTACTTGTACAACGATTACTAATATCAGGAACAACTTCCTGAGCCTGTATCCTGTTACACTGGGGGATTCTGTTACGGTTGACAAGACGGCTCCGACCCTCAGGATCACACACCTGCTGAGCACCAGGACTACGGCCTATGCTTCATCAGTGACCCTGGGAGCATCGGTATGGACGAACAACGGTGTATGGTTTACTTTCAGGGACAATATTGTATTCAATTTTGCCAGAATTGCGAGAGGCGCCAATATCACTTATGCAGACATGAACCTGTTTGCAAAACCCGCCTCTGCTGGTGGTGAGCTGGTCTGTGGTTCCTTATCGCATTACGCTGCTAATCCGGGAACCATTAGTTTGTTGTTTTCCCGTTCGCTGGGACCTGTAGTAGCCAATGTCACGACATGGGCGGGGCAACCAGGAACGGTAGCAGCCAATACGCTCACCATACCTCCGATCACGAGTACGCAGAGTAGCGCCAACTATTTGAACCAGGTCTGCACGAACCTCGTGAGGGATATGTATACCGCTTCCCGTAGTGGTACTGATTTTGGGTTAATAATGAGACTGAGTTCGGAGCCTGCAACCACGCGTAACGGATTTGTGTTCTGGTCAAATTCCACCACCAATGCCAACGCCATACCACCATTCCTGAATGTTAGATACAGGGCGCACAGATGTAATGAGTTTGAAGTTTACTTCAATGAGAATTACGGGCAGGGCACGAATTACACCATGCCCCAGATAGATAGTTTCTATCTGGCAAATTGTGGAAATGTTTCAGGTGTGTGTGGCAGTACGCCACCTGCGACGCCGACGCCGGTATATGATGGGCCCTTATTATGCGGAAAATCAACGCCTGTATTCCCGCCTACGGATGTGAATACGGTAAATAACTGTTCTGATACCGCTTTCTTCTCTGTCAGCAAAGGAACAGAGTTATACAATGCTTACCGCGATTCCCTGCTGGGCAGTTTCGGACAGGACTATATCAATACAGGACTGCTGGCGGCGAACAGGGAAGTATTTACAGTAAGTTATACCACCAGTGAGTATCACTATACCTTGTTCTATTACGACCAGGCGGGCAACCTGGTGAAAACCGTACCTCCTGCTGGTGTCGTAATAGACAGGTCTGCGGCCTGGGTGAATAGTGTGAAGGCTGCCAGAGCGGCCGGACAGGTGAAAGTACCGGCGCATCAGAAAGTTACCCAGTACAGGTACAATACGCTGAACCAGATAGTGGAACAGCAAACGCCGGATGGAGGGATCAGTAAGTTCTGGTACGACAAGCTGGGAAGACCGGTATTATCACAGAACGCCCAGCAGCGGGTAACGCGCGACTACAATTATACATTTTATGATGGACTGGGACGGGTAATGGAAATCGGCCAGTTGAGGAGCAATACCATCGTGAACGACAACCTCACCCGCAACCCGACCACCCTCCAGCATTTTTATTCAAGTGCCCGTGCCACCTGTGTACAGATCACACGTACCACCTTTGATATTCCTTATGCGCCTTTATCACAACTGGTCCTGTCTGCCCGCAATCTGCGTAACAGGATAGCATGGACCGCGGCATATGACAATGCGACTACCCTGGGCGCCGGCAACTATACAGCTGCGACTTTCTATAGTTACGATGTACATGGTAATGTAGATACGCTACTACAGGACTATAAGAAAGGCGGCATGGCCGATGCCGGGAACAGGTTTAAGAAGATTGTTTATAAGTATGACCTGATCAGCGGCAATGTGAAACAGGTGGCTTATCAGCCTTCCCAGGCAGATGCGTTTTATCATCGTTACACCTATGATGCAGAGAACAGGCTCATAAACGTGGAGACCAGCAAAGACAGCGTGTACTGGGAGAACGATGCCTATTATCAATATTACAGGCATGGCGCACTGGCAAGGCTTGTACTGGGGCAACAGCAGGTGCAGGGACTGGATTATGCTTACACATTGCAGGGCTGGCTGAAGGGTGTGAATTCAACTTCGATCGGTGGCAGTACGGATATGGGCCAGGATGGTACAGCGGGTAGCCCTGTGGCAAGAGATGCGGTTGGTTATGGTCTGTACTATTATGGTATCAGGGACTATAACCCGATTGGTAGCCAGGCGCCCTTTGCACCGATTGAGGGCACTGGCTTTAAGTCACTCTTCAATGGCAATATTGCAGCAGGTAGTCAGCATATCCCTGCTTTGGGTGAGTCTTTATTATCGGTCTACAGCTATGACCTGTTGAATCGTCTCAAAGGGACACAGGCCATCCGCGGATTAAATACAACAACCAATAAATGGACCCCTGTAGCGATCCAGGATTTCAAAGAAGGTATTACATATGATGAAGACGGCAATATCCTGACCTATAGCCGCAACGGCAACAGCACATTTGCCGGTAAACCGCTGGCAATGGACAATCTTACCTATACCTACAAGGCAGGTAAGAACCAGCTCGATTTTGTGGCAGATACAGTAGGTACAGGCAGGTACGATGATGATATTGATAATCAGACGGCAGGCAATTTCGCTTACGACAGTACAGGTAACCTGATAAAAGATAATGCGGGTGGTATTACCAGCGTTGTCTGGACAGTTGACGGCAAGATAGCCTCCATTACAAAGAGCGATGGGACGGTAGTTACTTACACTTATGATGCATCCGGAAACCGTATCAGCCAGACAGTGAACGGTGTACAGACCTGGTATGTACGGGATGCAGCCGGCAATACGATCAGCACCTATATTAAAGGGAATAGCAACGTCAATGGCGGGAATCTTACCCAGACAGAAGTGTATCTGTACGGTCTTGGTCGCCTGGGTGTGAGCGCATTTAACAGGGACCTGCAAAATGTTGCCCTGCCTGACCTGACAAATATGTCCGGACTGGGCGCCGGAATTGCCGGCAACTTTACGAGAGGAAGCAAGTCCTTCGAGATAAGCAACTTTCATGGCAATGTGCTGGCAACGGTATCTGATAAGAAACGTGGCGTGTCGAACGACAGCGCTACGATCAGCTATTTCATGCCGGATGTGCTTTCAACGCAGGAATACTACTCTTTCGGTATGAAGATGGCCGGCAGGGGGACCGGCAATAATGACTACCGCTTTGGATTTAACGGACAGGAGAAATCGATCGGGGTCGGCACTAATAATTATACCGCTCAGTACTGGGAGTATGACAGCAGATTAGGTCGCAGGTGGAATATGGACCCTGTTGTTAATCCGGGTGAAAGTCCTTATGCTACTTTCGCCAATAGCCCCATTCTTGTGAGCGACACGAAGGGAAATTGCCCGGATGGGAAATGTGGCGATAAAGAGAAGGTGGCAGCATATGAAGTGGTCAAAAAACATTTTGACCCCAAGAAAAACCGTAAGGACATTTCTGCTGAGCTGAAGCAGTCGGCCCTGGAATGGTTCTTAAAAGAGTATACGAGCGGTGGATATCCGAAGGATACGAAAGTAGGAGACTATGCGCATTTCGAGAAACTGGTGCTTGATACCTGGACCGGCGCTTTTGCTTCTTCCTTTTTCTCAAGATTTGAGTCGAACGATAAGCTCATTCAGGGTATGTCCACCTCATCGGGTAAGGCATTTGCTATTCAGTATCTATTGGGGAAGGATTGGAGCGATTTGCAGGTGTTTGGTAATGTGATGGTGCCGCAGATCATGGATTTCTTTACTGGTGCTGCTGTGGGCAGTAATCCCGGTTTTAATACACCACAAAAGCTACCGTCAAGAGCAGGTATTAATATCGGCTTCAGCGAAACGCTTTTCAGTGACATTCCGAAGGGAGCAGGCGCATTGTTAGGGAAGCGGGGAGAAGAATTAACAGAAGTCATGATCCGCCATGCATATCCGAATGCAACTATCGGAAAACAAGTGTATTTTTATTTTTCGAAGACGAACTACGCTAAACTGGATTTTGTTGTTGTCAATGAAGGGAAGGTGGTTGCCATCTGGGAAAGTAAGGTCAATGGAAGCGTGTTGTCGGGGCCACAGCAATTGCTGTTCATTGAAAAGCAGGCCGGGGCCTTTGGTGGTAAAGCTGCCAAAGAAGTAGGTATCGCCGGTCAAAGTGCAGAGGGGGCATTGCTGCGTGAGGTAAGGTATGAATCAGGTACGGGAGCTGCAACAATCATTTCGCATTAA